One genomic region from Rattus norvegicus strain BN/NHsdMcwi chromosome 10, GRCr8, whole genome shotgun sequence encodes:
- the Ppp1r2l1 gene encoding protein phosphatase inhibitor 2-like isoform X3 — protein MEKPESLAPVSGLSTESPGGVPRAVPGGVRGIQTDTGLPSGVGSFRGPGSLLHSGNSVRSPGPTQPSEGAVTLNSGPGPYLREVASLGSSTSPATGTGATKASTPGPEEPKVYSSESSTHSGSSFTERPRSILKNSSSILIKKPSNSEKKSQRWDEMNILATYHPADKDYGFMKADEPRTPYHRLQDNDEDPSAESSLKVTPESVAERFATMDNFLPKVLQYGDNKNSKTTDNFTKTHSTDFDKHRKIHYSEGKYLKTPKNLPSATEEENTGAGASIGSSNQDSATYKNQFPSASDSTVGELATLQRKEYYSKGRYLRSCSHPELGEDIEDEEQDISGSQVSSNCWAKGRRCRSPGSSEKEHGSNQNPPCWNGRRREPGPRQGSNSHCSGRQLAEVDENCGSSGLRKKNLDHGKCSHLGMG, from the exons ATGGAGAAGCCGGAGTCTCTGGCACCTGTTAGTGGTCTCAGTACGGAATCCCCTGGCGGGGTTCCTAGGGCAGTACCTGGAGGTGTCAGAGGTATACAAACAGACACCGGACTACCCTCCGGAGTAGGCTCGTTTCGCGGTCCTGGCTCCCTCCTGCATTCCGGGAACTCTGTCCGCAGTCCTGGTCCAACCCAGCCCTCTGAAGGAGCAGTGACCCTCAATTCGGGACCCGGTCCGTATCTCCGGGAGGTTGCAAGCCTTGGGTCCAGCACATCCCCTGCCACTGGAACTGGTGCAACTAAGGCATCCACCCCTGGGCCGGAGGAGCCTAAAGTGTACAGCTCGGAGAGTAGTACACACTCCGGGTCATCTTTCACGGAACGGCCTCGGAGCATCCTAAAAAACAGCAGCTCCATTTTGATAAAGAAACCCTCCAATTCAGAAAA GAAGTCTCAGCGCTGGGATGAGATGAATATCTTGGCTACCTACCACCCTGCTGACAAAGACTATGGCTTTATGAAGGCGGATGAGCCCCGAACCCCCTACCACAG ACTGCAGGACAATGATGAGGACCCATCTGCGGAGTCTTCTCTCAAGGTGACTCCCGAATCAGTGGCAGAGAG GTTTGCCACAATGGACAATTTCCTCCCCAAGGTCCTCCAGTATGGAGACAACAAAAACTCAAAGACTACAGACAACTTTACCAAGACAC ACTCCACTGATTTTGACAAGCACCGAAAGATACATTACAGTGAAGGGAAGTACCTGAAGACCCCAAAAAACCTGCCCTCGGCCACTGAGGAGGAGAACACCGGGGCAGGCGCCAGCATCGGCAGCAGCAACCAAG ATTCTGCTACCTATAAAAACCAGTTCCCCTCAGCCTCAGACTCTACCGTTGGGGAGCTGGCTACTTTACAACGCAAGGAATACTACAGCAAAGGAAGATATCTGAGGTCCTGCTCCCACCCAGAGCTTGGAGAGGATATAGAAGATGAAGAACAGGACA TCAGTGGGTCACAAGTGTCATCCAACTGTTGGGCTAAGGGGCGGAGGTGCCGAAGTCCAGGGAGCTCAGAAAAGGAACATGGAAGTAACCAGAACCCTCCGTGCTGGAATGGACGCAGACGTGAGCCTGGGCCAAGGCAAGGGAGTAACTCGCACTGCTCAGGGAGGCAGCTGGCTGAAGTGG ATGAAAATTGCGGCTCCAGTGGACTCAGGAAAAAGAACCTAGACCATGGAAAATGTAGTCACCTGGGGATGGGGTGA
- the Ppp1r2l1 gene encoding protein phosphatase inhibitor 2-like isoform X7, giving the protein MNILATYHPADKDYGFMKADEPRTPYHRLQDNDEDPSAESSLKVTPESVAERFATMDNFLPKVLQYGDNKNSKTTDNFTKTHSTDFDKHRKIHYSEGKYLKTPKNLPSATEEENTGAGASIGSSNQGVAVDLKSRPVEKGWAGRLATGVRKDGVSMADSYVLDTNDSATYKNQFPSASDSTVGELATLQRKEYYSKGRYLRSCSHPELGEDIEDEEQDISGSQVSSNCWAKGRRCRSPGSSEKEHGSNQNPPCWNGRRREPGPRQGSNSHCSGRQLAEVDENCGSSGLRKKNLDHGKCSHLGMG; this is encoded by the exons ATGAATATCTTGGCTACCTACCACCCTGCTGACAAAGACTATGGCTTTATGAAGGCGGATGAGCCCCGAACCCCCTACCACAG ACTGCAGGACAATGATGAGGACCCATCTGCGGAGTCTTCTCTCAAGGTGACTCCCGAATCAGTGGCAGAGAG GTTTGCCACAATGGACAATTTCCTCCCCAAGGTCCTCCAGTATGGAGACAACAAAAACTCAAAGACTACAGACAACTTTACCAAGACAC ACTCCACTGATTTTGACAAGCACCGAAAGATACATTACAGTGAAGGGAAGTACCTGAAGACCCCAAAAAACCTGCCCTCGGCCACTGAGGAGGAGAACACCGGGGCAGGCGCCAGCATCGGCAGCAGCAACCAAGGTGTGGCAGTGGACCTGAAGTCTAGGCCTGTGGAGAAAGGCTGGGCAGGAAGACTGGCCACAGGAGTCAGAAAAGATGGTGTCTCAATGGCTGACAGCTATGTTCTAGACACCAATG ATTCTGCTACCTATAAAAACCAGTTCCCCTCAGCCTCAGACTCTACCGTTGGGGAGCTGGCTACTTTACAACGCAAGGAATACTACAGCAAAGGAAGATATCTGAGGTCCTGCTCCCACCCAGAGCTTGGAGAGGATATAGAAGATGAAGAACAGGACA TCAGTGGGTCACAAGTGTCATCCAACTGTTGGGCTAAGGGGCGGAGGTGCCGAAGTCCAGGGAGCTCAGAAAAGGAACATGGAAGTAACCAGAACCCTCCGTGCTGGAATGGACGCAGACGTGAGCCTGGGCCAAGGCAAGGGAGTAACTCGCACTGCTCAGGGAGGCAGCTGGCTGAAGTGG ATGAAAATTGCGGCTCCAGTGGACTCAGGAAAAAGAACCTAGACCATGGAAAATGTAGTCACCTGGGGATGGGGTGA
- the Ppp1r2l1 gene encoding protein phosphatase inhibitor 2-like isoform X6 → MEKPESLAPVSGLSTESPGGVPRAVPGGVRGIQTDTGLPSGVGSFRGPGSLLHSGNSVRSPGPTQPSEGAVTLNSGPGPYLREVASLGSSTSPATGTGATKASTPGPEEPKVYSSESSTHSGSSFTERPRSILKNSSSILIKKPSNSEKKSQRWDEMNILATYHPADKDYGFMKADEPRTPYHRLQDNDEDPSAESSLKVTPESVAERFATMDNFLPKVLQYGDNKNSKTTDNFTKTHSTDFDKHRKIHYSEGKYLKTPKNLPSATEEENTGAGASIGSSNQGVAVDLKSRPVEKGWAGRLATGVRKDGVSMADSYVLDTNDSATYKNQFPSASDSTVGELATLQRKEYYSKGRYLRSCSHPELGEDIEDEEQDRAEVPKSRELRKGTWK, encoded by the exons ATGGAGAAGCCGGAGTCTCTGGCACCTGTTAGTGGTCTCAGTACGGAATCCCCTGGCGGGGTTCCTAGGGCAGTACCTGGAGGTGTCAGAGGTATACAAACAGACACCGGACTACCCTCCGGAGTAGGCTCGTTTCGCGGTCCTGGCTCCCTCCTGCATTCCGGGAACTCTGTCCGCAGTCCTGGTCCAACCCAGCCCTCTGAAGGAGCAGTGACCCTCAATTCGGGACCCGGTCCGTATCTCCGGGAGGTTGCAAGCCTTGGGTCCAGCACATCCCCTGCCACTGGAACTGGTGCAACTAAGGCATCCACCCCTGGGCCGGAGGAGCCTAAAGTGTACAGCTCGGAGAGTAGTACACACTCCGGGTCATCTTTCACGGAACGGCCTCGGAGCATCCTAAAAAACAGCAGCTCCATTTTGATAAAGAAACCCTCCAATTCAGAAAA GAAGTCTCAGCGCTGGGATGAGATGAATATCTTGGCTACCTACCACCCTGCTGACAAAGACTATGGCTTTATGAAGGCGGATGAGCCCCGAACCCCCTACCACAG ACTGCAGGACAATGATGAGGACCCATCTGCGGAGTCTTCTCTCAAGGTGACTCCCGAATCAGTGGCAGAGAG GTTTGCCACAATGGACAATTTCCTCCCCAAGGTCCTCCAGTATGGAGACAACAAAAACTCAAAGACTACAGACAACTTTACCAAGACAC ACTCCACTGATTTTGACAAGCACCGAAAGATACATTACAGTGAAGGGAAGTACCTGAAGACCCCAAAAAACCTGCCCTCGGCCACTGAGGAGGAGAACACCGGGGCAGGCGCCAGCATCGGCAGCAGCAACCAAGGTGTGGCAGTGGACCTGAAGTCTAGGCCTGTGGAGAAAGGCTGGGCAGGAAGACTGGCCACAGGAGTCAGAAAAGATGGTGTCTCAATGGCTGACAGCTATGTTCTAGACACCAATG ATTCTGCTACCTATAAAAACCAGTTCCCCTCAGCCTCAGACTCTACCGTTGGGGAGCTGGCTACTTTACAACGCAAGGAATACTACAGCAAAGGAAGATATCTGAGGTCCTGCTCCCACCCAGAGCTTGGAGAGGATATAGAAGATGAAGAACAGGACA GGGCGGAGGTGCCGAAGTCCAGGGAGCTCAGAAAAGGAACATGGAAGTAA
- the Ppp1r2l1 gene encoding protein phosphatase inhibitor 2-like isoform X8: MDNFLPKVLQYGDNKNSKTTDNFTKTHSTDFDKHRKIHYSEGKYLKTPKNLPSATEEENTGAGASIGSSNQGVAVDLKSRPVEKGWAGRLATGVRKDGVSMADSYVLDTNDSATYKNQFPSASDSTVGELATLQRKEYYSKGRYLRSCSHPELGEDIEDEEQDISGSQVSSNCWAKGRRCRSPGSSEKEHGSNQNPPCWNGRRREPGPRQGSNSHCSGRQLAEVDENCGSSGLRKKNLDHGKCSHLGMG, from the exons ATGGACAATTTCCTCCCCAAGGTCCTCCAGTATGGAGACAACAAAAACTCAAAGACTACAGACAACTTTACCAAGACAC ACTCCACTGATTTTGACAAGCACCGAAAGATACATTACAGTGAAGGGAAGTACCTGAAGACCCCAAAAAACCTGCCCTCGGCCACTGAGGAGGAGAACACCGGGGCAGGCGCCAGCATCGGCAGCAGCAACCAAGGTGTGGCAGTGGACCTGAAGTCTAGGCCTGTGGAGAAAGGCTGGGCAGGAAGACTGGCCACAGGAGTCAGAAAAGATGGTGTCTCAATGGCTGACAGCTATGTTCTAGACACCAATG ATTCTGCTACCTATAAAAACCAGTTCCCCTCAGCCTCAGACTCTACCGTTGGGGAGCTGGCTACTTTACAACGCAAGGAATACTACAGCAAAGGAAGATATCTGAGGTCCTGCTCCCACCCAGAGCTTGGAGAGGATATAGAAGATGAAGAACAGGACA TCAGTGGGTCACAAGTGTCATCCAACTGTTGGGCTAAGGGGCGGAGGTGCCGAAGTCCAGGGAGCTCAGAAAAGGAACATGGAAGTAACCAGAACCCTCCGTGCTGGAATGGACGCAGACGTGAGCCTGGGCCAAGGCAAGGGAGTAACTCGCACTGCTCAGGGAGGCAGCTGGCTGAAGTGG ATGAAAATTGCGGCTCCAGTGGACTCAGGAAAAAGAACCTAGACCATGGAAAATGTAGTCACCTGGGGATGGGGTGA
- the Ppp1r2l1 gene encoding protein phosphatase inhibitor 2-like isoform X5 produces MEKPESLAPVSGLSTESPGGVPRAVPGGVRGIQTDTGLPSGVGSFRGPGSLLHSGNSVRSPGPTQPSEGAVTLNSGPGPYLREVASLGSSTSPATGTGATKASTPGPEEPKVYSSESSTHSGSSFTERPRSILKNSSSILIKKPSNSEKKSQRWDEMNILATYHPADKDYGFMKADEPRTPYHRLQDNDEDPSAESSLKVTPESVAERFATMDNFLPKVLQYGDNKNSKTTDNFTKTHSTDFDKHRKIHYSEGKYLKTPKNLPSATEEENTGAGASIGSSNQGVAVDLKSRPVEKGWAGRLATGVRKDGVSMADSYVLDTNDSATYKNQFPSASDSTVGELATLQRKEYYSKGRYLRSCSHPELGEDIEDEEQDNENCGSSGLRKKNLDHGKCSHLGMG; encoded by the exons ATGGAGAAGCCGGAGTCTCTGGCACCTGTTAGTGGTCTCAGTACGGAATCCCCTGGCGGGGTTCCTAGGGCAGTACCTGGAGGTGTCAGAGGTATACAAACAGACACCGGACTACCCTCCGGAGTAGGCTCGTTTCGCGGTCCTGGCTCCCTCCTGCATTCCGGGAACTCTGTCCGCAGTCCTGGTCCAACCCAGCCCTCTGAAGGAGCAGTGACCCTCAATTCGGGACCCGGTCCGTATCTCCGGGAGGTTGCAAGCCTTGGGTCCAGCACATCCCCTGCCACTGGAACTGGTGCAACTAAGGCATCCACCCCTGGGCCGGAGGAGCCTAAAGTGTACAGCTCGGAGAGTAGTACACACTCCGGGTCATCTTTCACGGAACGGCCTCGGAGCATCCTAAAAAACAGCAGCTCCATTTTGATAAAGAAACCCTCCAATTCAGAAAA GAAGTCTCAGCGCTGGGATGAGATGAATATCTTGGCTACCTACCACCCTGCTGACAAAGACTATGGCTTTATGAAGGCGGATGAGCCCCGAACCCCCTACCACAG ACTGCAGGACAATGATGAGGACCCATCTGCGGAGTCTTCTCTCAAGGTGACTCCCGAATCAGTGGCAGAGAG GTTTGCCACAATGGACAATTTCCTCCCCAAGGTCCTCCAGTATGGAGACAACAAAAACTCAAAGACTACAGACAACTTTACCAAGACAC ACTCCACTGATTTTGACAAGCACCGAAAGATACATTACAGTGAAGGGAAGTACCTGAAGACCCCAAAAAACCTGCCCTCGGCCACTGAGGAGGAGAACACCGGGGCAGGCGCCAGCATCGGCAGCAGCAACCAAGGTGTGGCAGTGGACCTGAAGTCTAGGCCTGTGGAGAAAGGCTGGGCAGGAAGACTGGCCACAGGAGTCAGAAAAGATGGTGTCTCAATGGCTGACAGCTATGTTCTAGACACCAATG ATTCTGCTACCTATAAAAACCAGTTCCCCTCAGCCTCAGACTCTACCGTTGGGGAGCTGGCTACTTTACAACGCAAGGAATACTACAGCAAAGGAAGATATCTGAGGTCCTGCTCCCACCCAGAGCTTGGAGAGGATATAGAAGATGAAGAACAGGACA ATGAAAATTGCGGCTCCAGTGGACTCAGGAAAAAGAACCTAGACCATGGAAAATGTAGTCACCTGGGGATGGGGTGA
- the Ppp1r2l1 gene encoding protein phosphatase inhibitor 2-like isoform X4: MEKPESLAPVSGLSTESPGGVPRAVPGGVRGIQTDTGLPSGVGSFRGPGSLLHSGNSVRSPGPTQPSEGAVTLNSGPGPYLREVASLGSSTSPATGTGATKASTPGPEEPKVYSSESSTHSGSSFTERPRSILKNSSSILIKKPSNSEKKSQRWDEMNILATYHPADKDYGFMKADEPRTPYHRLQDNDEDPSAESSLKVTPESVAERFATMDNFLPKVLQYGDNKNSKTTDNFTKTHSTDFDKHRKIHYSEGKYLKTPKNLPSATEEENTGAGASIGSSNQDSATYKNQFPSASDSTVGELATLQRKEYYSKGRYLRSCSHPELGEDIEDEEQDISGSQVSSNCWAKGRRCRSPGSSEKEHGSNQNPPCWNGRRREPGPRQGSNSHCSGRQLAEMKIAAPVDSGKRT, encoded by the exons ATGGAGAAGCCGGAGTCTCTGGCACCTGTTAGTGGTCTCAGTACGGAATCCCCTGGCGGGGTTCCTAGGGCAGTACCTGGAGGTGTCAGAGGTATACAAACAGACACCGGACTACCCTCCGGAGTAGGCTCGTTTCGCGGTCCTGGCTCCCTCCTGCATTCCGGGAACTCTGTCCGCAGTCCTGGTCCAACCCAGCCCTCTGAAGGAGCAGTGACCCTCAATTCGGGACCCGGTCCGTATCTCCGGGAGGTTGCAAGCCTTGGGTCCAGCACATCCCCTGCCACTGGAACTGGTGCAACTAAGGCATCCACCCCTGGGCCGGAGGAGCCTAAAGTGTACAGCTCGGAGAGTAGTACACACTCCGGGTCATCTTTCACGGAACGGCCTCGGAGCATCCTAAAAAACAGCAGCTCCATTTTGATAAAGAAACCCTCCAATTCAGAAAA GAAGTCTCAGCGCTGGGATGAGATGAATATCTTGGCTACCTACCACCCTGCTGACAAAGACTATGGCTTTATGAAGGCGGATGAGCCCCGAACCCCCTACCACAG ACTGCAGGACAATGATGAGGACCCATCTGCGGAGTCTTCTCTCAAGGTGACTCCCGAATCAGTGGCAGAGAG GTTTGCCACAATGGACAATTTCCTCCCCAAGGTCCTCCAGTATGGAGACAACAAAAACTCAAAGACTACAGACAACTTTACCAAGACAC ACTCCACTGATTTTGACAAGCACCGAAAGATACATTACAGTGAAGGGAAGTACCTGAAGACCCCAAAAAACCTGCCCTCGGCCACTGAGGAGGAGAACACCGGGGCAGGCGCCAGCATCGGCAGCAGCAACCAAG ATTCTGCTACCTATAAAAACCAGTTCCCCTCAGCCTCAGACTCTACCGTTGGGGAGCTGGCTACTTTACAACGCAAGGAATACTACAGCAAAGGAAGATATCTGAGGTCCTGCTCCCACCCAGAGCTTGGAGAGGATATAGAAGATGAAGAACAGGACA TCAGTGGGTCACAAGTGTCATCCAACTGTTGGGCTAAGGGGCGGAGGTGCCGAAGTCCAGGGAGCTCAGAAAAGGAACATGGAAGTAACCAGAACCCTCCGTGCTGGAATGGACGCAGACGTGAGCCTGGGCCAAGGCAAGGGAGTAACTCGCACTGCTCAGGGAGGCAGCTGGCTGAA ATGAAAATTGCGGCTCCAGTGGACTCAGGAAAAAGAACCTAG
- the Ppp1r2l1 gene encoding protein phosphatase inhibitor 2-like isoform X1 yields the protein MEKPESLAPVSGLSTESPGGVPRAVPGGVRGIQTDTGLPSGVGSFRGPGSLLHSGNSVRSPGPTQPSEGAVTLNSGPGPYLREVASLGSSTSPATGTGATKASTPGPEEPKVYSSESSTHSGSSFTERPRSILKNSSSILIKKPSNSEKKSQRWDEMNILATYHPADKDYGFMKADEPRTPYHRLQDNDEDPSAESSLKVTPESVAERFATMDNFLPKVLQYGDNKNSKTTDNFTKTHSTDFDKHRKIHYSEGKYLKTPKNLPSATEEENTGAGASIGSSNQGVAVDLKSRPVEKGWAGRLATGVRKDGVSMADSYVLDTNDSATYKNQFPSASDSTVGELATLQRKEYYSKGRYLRSCSHPELGEDIEDEEQDISGSQVSSNCWAKGRRCRSPGSSEKEHGSNQNPPCWNGRRREPGPRQGSNSHCSGRQLAEVDENCGSSGLRKKNLDHGKCSHLGMG from the exons ATGGAGAAGCCGGAGTCTCTGGCACCTGTTAGTGGTCTCAGTACGGAATCCCCTGGCGGGGTTCCTAGGGCAGTACCTGGAGGTGTCAGAGGTATACAAACAGACACCGGACTACCCTCCGGAGTAGGCTCGTTTCGCGGTCCTGGCTCCCTCCTGCATTCCGGGAACTCTGTCCGCAGTCCTGGTCCAACCCAGCCCTCTGAAGGAGCAGTGACCCTCAATTCGGGACCCGGTCCGTATCTCCGGGAGGTTGCAAGCCTTGGGTCCAGCACATCCCCTGCCACTGGAACTGGTGCAACTAAGGCATCCACCCCTGGGCCGGAGGAGCCTAAAGTGTACAGCTCGGAGAGTAGTACACACTCCGGGTCATCTTTCACGGAACGGCCTCGGAGCATCCTAAAAAACAGCAGCTCCATTTTGATAAAGAAACCCTCCAATTCAGAAAA GAAGTCTCAGCGCTGGGATGAGATGAATATCTTGGCTACCTACCACCCTGCTGACAAAGACTATGGCTTTATGAAGGCGGATGAGCCCCGAACCCCCTACCACAG ACTGCAGGACAATGATGAGGACCCATCTGCGGAGTCTTCTCTCAAGGTGACTCCCGAATCAGTGGCAGAGAG GTTTGCCACAATGGACAATTTCCTCCCCAAGGTCCTCCAGTATGGAGACAACAAAAACTCAAAGACTACAGACAACTTTACCAAGACAC ACTCCACTGATTTTGACAAGCACCGAAAGATACATTACAGTGAAGGGAAGTACCTGAAGACCCCAAAAAACCTGCCCTCGGCCACTGAGGAGGAGAACACCGGGGCAGGCGCCAGCATCGGCAGCAGCAACCAAGGTGTGGCAGTGGACCTGAAGTCTAGGCCTGTGGAGAAAGGCTGGGCAGGAAGACTGGCCACAGGAGTCAGAAAAGATGGTGTCTCAATGGCTGACAGCTATGTTCTAGACACCAATG ATTCTGCTACCTATAAAAACCAGTTCCCCTCAGCCTCAGACTCTACCGTTGGGGAGCTGGCTACTTTACAACGCAAGGAATACTACAGCAAAGGAAGATATCTGAGGTCCTGCTCCCACCCAGAGCTTGGAGAGGATATAGAAGATGAAGAACAGGACA TCAGTGGGTCACAAGTGTCATCCAACTGTTGGGCTAAGGGGCGGAGGTGCCGAAGTCCAGGGAGCTCAGAAAAGGAACATGGAAGTAACCAGAACCCTCCGTGCTGGAATGGACGCAGACGTGAGCCTGGGCCAAGGCAAGGGAGTAACTCGCACTGCTCAGGGAGGCAGCTGGCTGAAGTGG ATGAAAATTGCGGCTCCAGTGGACTCAGGAAAAAGAACCTAGACCATGGAAAATGTAGTCACCTGGGGATGGGGTGA
- the Ppp1r2l1 gene encoding protein phosphatase inhibitor 2-like isoform X2: protein MEKPESLAPVSGLSTESPGGVPRAVPGGVRGIQTDTGLPSGVGSFRGPGSLLHSGNSVRSPGPTQPSEGAVTLNSGPGPYLREVASLGSSTSPATGTGATKASTPGPEEPKVYSSESSTHSGSSFTERPRSILKNSSSILIKKPSNSEKKSQRWDEMNILATYHPADKDYGFMKADEPRTPYHRLQDNDEDPSAESSLKVTPESVAERFATMDNFLPKVLQYGDNKNSKTTDNFTKTHSTDFDKHRKIHYSEGKYLKTPKNLPSATEEENTGAGASIGSSNQGVAVDLKSRPVEKGWAGRLATGVRKDGVSMADSYVLDTNDSATYKNQFPSASDSTVGELATLQRKEYYSKGRYLRSCSHPELGEDIEDEEQDISGSQVSSNCWAKGRRCRSPGSSEKEHGSNQNPPCWNGRRREPGPRQGSNSHCSGRQLAEMKIAAPVDSGKRT from the exons ATGGAGAAGCCGGAGTCTCTGGCACCTGTTAGTGGTCTCAGTACGGAATCCCCTGGCGGGGTTCCTAGGGCAGTACCTGGAGGTGTCAGAGGTATACAAACAGACACCGGACTACCCTCCGGAGTAGGCTCGTTTCGCGGTCCTGGCTCCCTCCTGCATTCCGGGAACTCTGTCCGCAGTCCTGGTCCAACCCAGCCCTCTGAAGGAGCAGTGACCCTCAATTCGGGACCCGGTCCGTATCTCCGGGAGGTTGCAAGCCTTGGGTCCAGCACATCCCCTGCCACTGGAACTGGTGCAACTAAGGCATCCACCCCTGGGCCGGAGGAGCCTAAAGTGTACAGCTCGGAGAGTAGTACACACTCCGGGTCATCTTTCACGGAACGGCCTCGGAGCATCCTAAAAAACAGCAGCTCCATTTTGATAAAGAAACCCTCCAATTCAGAAAA GAAGTCTCAGCGCTGGGATGAGATGAATATCTTGGCTACCTACCACCCTGCTGACAAAGACTATGGCTTTATGAAGGCGGATGAGCCCCGAACCCCCTACCACAG ACTGCAGGACAATGATGAGGACCCATCTGCGGAGTCTTCTCTCAAGGTGACTCCCGAATCAGTGGCAGAGAG GTTTGCCACAATGGACAATTTCCTCCCCAAGGTCCTCCAGTATGGAGACAACAAAAACTCAAAGACTACAGACAACTTTACCAAGACAC ACTCCACTGATTTTGACAAGCACCGAAAGATACATTACAGTGAAGGGAAGTACCTGAAGACCCCAAAAAACCTGCCCTCGGCCACTGAGGAGGAGAACACCGGGGCAGGCGCCAGCATCGGCAGCAGCAACCAAGGTGTGGCAGTGGACCTGAAGTCTAGGCCTGTGGAGAAAGGCTGGGCAGGAAGACTGGCCACAGGAGTCAGAAAAGATGGTGTCTCAATGGCTGACAGCTATGTTCTAGACACCAATG ATTCTGCTACCTATAAAAACCAGTTCCCCTCAGCCTCAGACTCTACCGTTGGGGAGCTGGCTACTTTACAACGCAAGGAATACTACAGCAAAGGAAGATATCTGAGGTCCTGCTCCCACCCAGAGCTTGGAGAGGATATAGAAGATGAAGAACAGGACA TCAGTGGGTCACAAGTGTCATCCAACTGTTGGGCTAAGGGGCGGAGGTGCCGAAGTCCAGGGAGCTCAGAAAAGGAACATGGAAGTAACCAGAACCCTCCGTGCTGGAATGGACGCAGACGTGAGCCTGGGCCAAGGCAAGGGAGTAACTCGCACTGCTCAGGGAGGCAGCTGGCTGAA ATGAAAATTGCGGCTCCAGTGGACTCAGGAAAAAGAACCTAG
- the Ppp1r2l1 gene encoding protein phosphatase inhibitor 2-like → MEKPESLAPVSGLSTESPGGVPRAVPGGVRGIQTDTGLPSGVGSFRGPGSLLHSGNSVRSPGPTQPSEGAVTLNSGPGPYLREVASLGSSTSPATGTGATKASTPGPEEPKVYSSESSTHSGSSFTERPRSILKNSSSILIKKPSNSEKKSQRWDEMNILATYHPADKDYGFMKADEPRTPYHRLQDNDEDPSAESSLKVTPESVAERFATMDNFLPKVLQYGDNKNSKTTDNFTKTHSTDFDKHRKIHYSEGKYLKTPKNLPSATEEENTGAGASIGSSNQGVAVDLKSRPVEKGWAGRLATGVRKDGVSMADSYVLDTNDSATYKNQFPSASDSTVGELATLQRKEYYSKGRYLRSCSHPELGEDIEDEEQDNVSLGQGKGVTRTAQGGSWLKWMKIAAPVDSGKRT, encoded by the exons ATGGAGAAGCCGGAGTCTCTGGCACCTGTTAGTGGTCTCAGTACGGAATCCCCTGGCGGGGTTCCTAGGGCAGTACCTGGAGGTGTCAGAGGTATACAAACAGACACCGGACTACCCTCCGGAGTAGGCTCGTTTCGCGGTCCTGGCTCCCTCCTGCATTCCGGGAACTCTGTCCGCAGTCCTGGTCCAACCCAGCCCTCTGAAGGAGCAGTGACCCTCAATTCGGGACCCGGTCCGTATCTCCGGGAGGTTGCAAGCCTTGGGTCCAGCACATCCCCTGCCACTGGAACTGGTGCAACTAAGGCATCCACCCCTGGGCCGGAGGAGCCTAAAGTGTACAGCTCGGAGAGTAGTACACACTCCGGGTCATCTTTCACGGAACGGCCTCGGAGCATCCTAAAAAACAGCAGCTCCATTTTGATAAAGAAACCCTCCAATTCAGAAAA GAAGTCTCAGCGCTGGGATGAGATGAATATCTTGGCTACCTACCACCCTGCTGACAAAGACTATGGCTTTATGAAGGCGGATGAGCCCCGAACCCCCTACCACAG ACTGCAGGACAATGATGAGGACCCATCTGCGGAGTCTTCTCTCAAGGTGACTCCCGAATCAGTGGCAGAGAG GTTTGCCACAATGGACAATTTCCTCCCCAAGGTCCTCCAGTATGGAGACAACAAAAACTCAAAGACTACAGACAACTTTACCAAGACAC ACTCCACTGATTTTGACAAGCACCGAAAGATACATTACAGTGAAGGGAAGTACCTGAAGACCCCAAAAAACCTGCCCTCGGCCACTGAGGAGGAGAACACCGGGGCAGGCGCCAGCATCGGCAGCAGCAACCAAGGTGTGGCAGTGGACCTGAAGTCTAGGCCTGTGGAGAAAGGCTGGGCAGGAAGACTGGCCACAGGAGTCAGAAAAGATGGTGTCTCAATGGCTGACAGCTATGTTCTAGACACCAATG ATTCTGCTACCTATAAAAACCAGTTCCCCTCAGCCTCAGACTCTACCGTTGGGGAGCTGGCTACTTTACAACGCAAGGAATACTACAGCAAAGGAAGATATCTGAGGTCCTGCTCCCACCCAGAGCTTGGAGAGGATATAGAAGATGAAGAACAGGACA ACGTGAGCCTGGGCCAAGGCAAGGGAGTAACTCGCACTGCTCAGGGAGGCAGCTGGCTGAAGTGG ATGAAAATTGCGGCTCCAGTGGACTCAGGAAAAAGAACCTAG